The genomic interval CGACAACAGCGATTCCAACTTTTCTGGCCAAGTGCATTCTTTCTCTATTATCTGACCGGCAATGTTTGAATTCAGCACACGCATCGTTGTCATACCAGTCAGTTTTTCTTTAGCAATCAGTTCCTTAGTGAGCAATTCCAAAATTGAACGACGTTGCAAATCCTCTTGATTACCCCATGCATCAAAACAGAAGAAATAATATTTTTCCTTCAGTTCCTTATGTAACAGACCTATTACGTTAGACTTACCGCTTCCCCACTTTCCTTCAAGCCCAATCAGACGAGATACAATAGGTTCTCTCATGATATCAATCGCATGAATATGCTTAGCTATTGCACATGCCAACCGCTCTTGCGACTTTCCGCCAAACAGGTCTACTCCTTCTGGCTTATTACTGAGATACTGTGGATAAATTGTTTTATCCTCTGTAATCTCTTGATGATTGTTCTTATCCATAAGTTTTTTCTCCTTTCGATTTTTCCTATAATCCGTATTTCCTTACAGACCTATGGTCTTCTTTAAAACCACAAAGAGGCATGTGCTCATCGCACATACCTCTTCATCCTTGTCTCTCTCTTCTCCTCCTTCATTGTATCAACTTTATTTTTATAATTCTATATTGCTTTCAGCGAGAAGGCCATTTCAAAACTGATAAGCCTGTCGCTATTCAGGTATTTCTTCCAAGCATCCTCATGATGGCTTGTTTCCGAAATTTGCGTCGGTGTTTCCTTCTTGAATCTCTGGTAAACATATTCCAGCATCTCCTTTTCATCCTCACTGAAATAAGTCATGTCTGGAGATAGATTTGAAACCAACTTAGTACCTGCCCTTCCATCAGAGTATTGCACGATCTCCTGGCTAATATCGTTATAGAAGCTGTATACGCGATCCCAATGCAAGGGCACAGGACCGTGAGCAATAGCTTTGTAGCACAGGCCGGTCATTCCTTTGCCCGTCAAGCGGTATGCCAAAAAGTCCGTATAGAAAAGGAGCTTGTTCATTTTGGTAAAGAAAACGCCATCACCCCTCTCTATAAAATATAAAAGGATGTTCTTCAGCTTATCTATCGACTGTGTTGCAAAACCATTATAAATGGTTCTACGACAGATGTTAAACACATGTTCCACCTCAAACTCAGAATGCTTCGCGCTCTTCCACGACCTGGTCTTCTCCATCAACTTTGCAAAATCGTCTTCAGAGAACTGTTCACGCGAATTAAGCACAAAAGCAAGGAAGAAGTCTGGATTCATAATCGACATCAGCACCTTGCCGTTTGCTTCGCTGGGCATGTCCCCATTCTCATACAAGCGATATTGGTTCTCGCCAAAACCTAGGATTGTCGACATTTTAGTGGCCGAAAGTCCATAGTGCTGGCGTATGCGCTTGATCTCTTCTGGGAACGGGATGCCATATTTAGCCCGATACTGATTATACACCTGAGCAATGTTCGCTTCATCCAGTTCCGTTGTTGTGAATCGCTCATGGGTATCCTCACATTCATAAAACTGATGGATATAACAGAACTCCTCCTTGCGAAACGTCAAGGTTGACGGTTCACAACGAAGCACAGCATTACCACTGCTAAACGGACTTTTCATTACCTGCTTAATCATATTCATCAGTTTTTAAATGGATAATTCATCGGATGTTAATCCTCTGGTTCAATATTCATTACGACCAGCTTTCGATAGGTTGGTGCTATTTCCAATGCAGCAAGGGTTTGAAGGTTCTTGCCTCTATCATCCCGGAATATGATGTCGAACACCTTGATTTTCTCCTTTAGCCGCTTTAGGAATTCTTCTACTTGTTCTTTTGTTGCCACTGCATTTGTTTAAAAGTCGCTGCAAATATACACCTTTTTATCGAAAAAAACAAGTAATCATGTCATTTTTCAACGGAAAAGTTATATATTTAACATTTTCAATACAACTTATCCACTAAAAAGTCGAAACCATCTCTCTTCCTGCGTCATATTCCCACTTTTACAATATTCCCGCCTATTCAGCGTTAAACGGATCAAAGAACCCCTGATCTTCGCCCCCCCTACCGATTCTCTGCAATGGCACTTAATCTAATGAGGTCATTTCTCAAACCACCTGTTAACATATTATCAACCATTCTGCCATATTTTGTCTGCAATAAGGCATTATTTGATTTCTTTTCTATTGCCTCTAAATAATCCATGAAAAGTTGAACGACATCAATTCTGACCCTCATATCCTTCTTACCATTACTCTTCTCTGGAATAGGGAATTTTTGAACTAGACTTTCATAAACTTCTTTCTCGAATAAAGGCGTGTCTTGCAATATTAGTTCAACATAATAAAACCTATTTATCAGTTCAGTCACATAATAATGTCCCTTAGCTGTTATTGTTATTGAGAATGTTTCTTGTGGCAAATTATTCCAGCTAATATCAGATAGTACTTTATCTGTCTCTATAAAATTATCCGTCAATAGTGACTCCAGCTCTTTATTAATAACATCTTCCCTATAGCCATAATCCAAGAATTCTTTTAGTAGATCGCTATAATTTATGAATTTATTTATATTGCCTTCAAAAGACAGTTGTTCATCGAGTACTTTTAACAGGTAGTATTTAATAAAATAATCAGAATTAGGACTTGATGGGTAGAGTATATTTTGTATCTTACTAGATCTATGATTATAATACAACTTATTTTCCAATGCTATTGTTTTTACAAACTCATGAATAGGTATAGTAATGATATGATCACCTTTGTTAAACAATACTCTCAATACATATTCAGACACATCTGTATAACCCGAAATCAGAAATGTCTTAAACAAATTAAGCCCTTCTCTGATATTAGGGAAACTCATATGTCTTAAAAAGTCTAATATGGGAGCATTCTTTTCGCCAAACAATGAGCTTTCTATTCCAGTAAAGAATTCTTCAATTTTATCTTCGTTAAGCATATATTGTTTGTCCCTAATGGGTCCTGTAAACGAATGGTTTTTACTGAATTGAATATTCTTCACCAAGTAGTTAAGCCTTTTCTGTAACACTTGTCCATAATCTGGCGCTGCAATATGATACGCATTACTTATGAAAGCATTAAAAGGAGGTCTGTTCCTCCAGTTATAGTAATACCCTTCTCGTAATGAAATAATTACGCCAAATCTAGCTTGTGTATTCAATGAGCATGCGTTCAAATATACTTGTTCTTGAATCTTGTCGCTTAATTGATCGGCATTATCAAAAATCACCACTATTCTTTTATGAATTTCTCTAGTAAGATACTTGTTAATCGCCATGAAATGTTCTTGACTATTACGCATTTTATCTTTAAAAAACAATGCCAACTCTTTTTGATACTCATCTTGATTGTTTTCAAAACTATATCTCCATACCCCCTTCTTGTTTTGATTAATTTCTCTTATATAAATACGTTCTAAAACCTCTAACGAGTTGATATTGAGTTGTGGGTATTTATCGCTAAATTGAATTAGTAAATCTTCATAGATATTCTCAAAATGAACACAATCCGCTCCTGTGTAGTATTTCATTAGGTTGACAAATAAGTACGGATTGTCTTTCAAATTTTTCCCGTCTGATTCATTCTTGAATAAAAAGTTCAGAAAAGTCGTCTTGCCAGCTCCTCGAGAACCAATAATTATAATTGGTTTGGGGGTTGCAGAGTTTGAGGATTGCGACGGGAAGTTTTCAATCTCATCCGTAATCTGGTGACTTATACTATCGGAGTTAACAGCTTTTACCACTTCATTTAATTTGGGCGGAGTGTCACGAAACAATCCTCTCAATTCTCTTTTGTTTTTTATTACCTCTTTGTTTTCGACATAACACTCTTTTATGAACTCGATATCATCATCCTCTTCATTGGAATTAAAAATATCTCCAAACACCTTGTCTATAATTGGTGCGAGTTTCGCCGAAAGGTCATTTCTTACTATTTCATTATCTTTATTCAATATAGATGATAGTACTGTTTTTGAGAATGATATCTCTACATCGAACAACTGTTTTATGCCACAATTCCTAATAACAGACTCTTTAGAAAGCGTATTCCAGAATTCAACATAATTATTGAGAATGTCTTCAACTCCGTTATAAACTATACAGTTATTCTCTTTCCAAGGAATACCGTTTGTATTAATGAATTTGGCTATGATATATTGTTTTCCATTTGTAACTACACCAATATCACATCCACAGTCATCTAAATAATGGCGAATTTGATCTATTACAT from Prevotella sp. E13-27 carries:
- a CDS encoding P-loop NTPase fold protein, whose protein sequence is MNTITFDESKEHFDKFVNNFETYKSINMSESDTRSKLIDTVLIDVLGWDEADIRREGHVDSGYFDYKISIAGFSLIIEAKRQFNDLILPNQSKRRCKLNAIYSSNKDVIDQIRHYLDDCGCDIGVVTNGKQYIIAKFINTNGIPWKENNCIVYNGVEDILNNYVEFWNTLSKESVIRNCGIKQLFDVEISFSKTVLSSILNKDNEIVRNDLSAKLAPIIDKVFGDIFNSNEEDDDIEFIKECYVENKEVIKNKRELRGLFRDTPPKLNEVVKAVNSDSISHQITDEIENFPSQSSNSATPKPIIIIGSRGAGKTTFLNFLFKNESDGKNLKDNPYLFVNLMKYYTGADCVHFENIYEDLLIQFSDKYPQLNINSLEVLERIYIREINQNKKGVWRYSFENNQDEYQKELALFFKDKMRNSQEHFMAINKYLTREIHKRIVVIFDNADQLSDKIQEQVYLNACSLNTQARFGVIISLREGYYYNWRNRPPFNAFISNAYHIAAPDYGQVLQKRLNYLVKNIQFSKNHSFTGPIRDKQYMLNEDKIEEFFTGIESSLFGEKNAPILDFLRHMSFPNIREGLNLFKTFLISGYTDVSEYVLRVLFNKGDHIITIPIHEFVKTIALENKLYYNHRSSKIQNILYPSSPNSDYFIKYYLLKVLDEQLSFEGNINKFINYSDLLKEFLDYGYREDVINKELESLLTDNFIETDKVLSDISWNNLPQETFSITITAKGHYYVTELINRFYYVELILQDTPLFEKEVYESLVQKFPIPEKSNGKKDMRVRIDVVQLFMDYLEAIEKKSNNALLQTKYGRMVDNMLTGGLRNDLIRLSAIAENR
- a CDS encoding type II toxin-antitoxin system antitoxin SocA domain-containing protein, with product MIKQVMKSPFSSGNAVLRCEPSTLTFRKEEFCYIHQFYECEDTHERFTTTELDEANIAQVYNQYRAKYGIPFPEEIKRIRQHYGLSATKMSTILGFGENQYRLYENGDMPSEANGKVLMSIMNPDFFLAFVLNSREQFSEDDFAKLMEKTRSWKSAKHSEFEVEHVFNICRRTIYNGFATQSIDKLKNILLYFIERGDGVFFTKMNKLLFYTDFLAYRLTGKGMTGLCYKAIAHGPVPLHWDRVYSFYNDISQEIVQYSDGRAGTKLVSNLSPDMTYFSEDEKEMLEYVYQRFKKETPTQISETSHHEDAWKKYLNSDRLISFEMAFSLKAI
- a CDS encoding P-loop NTPase fold protein, yielding MDKNNHQEITEDKTIYPQYLSNKPEGVDLFGGKSQERLACAIAKHIHAIDIMREPIVSRLIGLEGKWGSGKSNVIGLLHKELKEKYYFFCFDAWGNQEDLQRRSILELLTKELIAKEKLTGMTTMRVLNSNIAGQIIEKECTWPEKLESLLSRKSYSKNITVPSVNNWTKVFVLLLLVTGLLIPLLDLVGKCLCWWADLLIIFGPILFFLIIACCCGKLRDMWAMYNTDSKSDTTSFVISEQEPSVREFKDWMDEISKGIPADEKLVLVFDNMDRLPARKVQQF